DNA from Kineosporiaceae bacterium:
GGCGGCGCTGGCCCTGCCCGCCGATGCCGCCGATGTCGCCGCGATGCGGGCCGTGGTGGACGCCGCGACGTCCCGGTTCGGTGGGTTGGACGCCCTGGTCGCCAATGCGGGCGGTGAGGGCACCGGCAGCGTGCTCGATGTCGAGGACGCCGACTGGCAGCAGGCGTTGCAGGTGAACCTGATGACGGCGGTCGCCTCGGCGCGGGCCTGCTTGCCGGCTCTGATCGCCCGACGCGGCGCCATCGTGGTGGTCAGTTCGCTGGCGGGGCTGGCGGCCCCACCGGAGTTGGCGCCGTACACCGTGGCCAAGCACGCCCTGGTCGGCCTGACCCGCTCGCTGGCCCGGGACTTCGGCGCGTCCGGGGTGCGGGCCAACGCGGTCTGCCCGGGCTGGGTGCGCACGCCGATGGCCGACGGCGAGATGGATGCGCTCGCCGTCCAGCAGGGTCTGGCGGACCGTGAGGCGGCCTACGTGCTGGCGACGCGTCACACGCCGTTGGGCCGGGCGATCACCGCCGACGAGGTGGCCGAGGTG
Protein-coding regions in this window:
- a CDS encoding SDR family oxidoreductase; protein product: MALITGAGTGIGAATARAWVGHGGRVVLTGRRPEPLAEVAGELGEAALALPADAADVAAMRAVVDAATSRFGGLDALVANAGGEGTGSVLDVEDADWQQALQVNLMTAVASARACLPALIARRGAIVVVSSLAGLAAPPELAPYTVAKHALVGLTRSLARDFGASGVRANAVCPGWVRTPMADGEMDALAVQQGLADREAAYVLATRHTPLGRAITADEVAEVICFLAGTASSAVSGAVIPVDGGATAVDLPTIAFTDPPSP